Below is a genomic region from Dechloromonas denitrificans.
TCGCAACCCCCAGTGCTTTGGCGACACCGGCACCGTAAGCTGCATCGGCACGCGAGCAGTTGCAGATGTGGCGGCGTTTGATTTCATCCGGCGCATCGCCCATGGCACGGGCGGTGTTGTCGAACAGAATCTGCTGCTGGGCCGGCGTCATCAGACGGAAGAGGGCGCCAGGTTGTGAGTAGTAGTCGGTGTCTTCCCGATGATTCCAGTGATCGGCCATGCCTTCGATCGACAGCGGCGGTTCGCGGAAATCAGGTTGCTCCTGCCATTGACCCTCGCTGTTCGGCTCATAACCGAGCGTGGCGCCGTGGTTGCCATCGATGCGCATGGCGCCGTCGCGGTGATAGCTGTGCACCGGGCAGCGCGGGGCATTGACCGGAATCTGGTGGTGATTGACGCCGAGCCGGTAGCGTTGCGCATCGCCGTAGGAGAACAGCCGTGCCTGCAGCATCTTGTCCGGCGAAAAGCTGATGCCGGGAACGACGGCTGCCGGGTTGAATGCGGATTGCTCGACTTCCGCAAAGAAGTTTTCCGGGTTGCGGTTCAACTCGAACTGGCCGACCTCGATCAAGGGGTAATCCTTGTGCGGCCAGATCTTGGTCAGGTCGAACGGGTTGTAGGGCACTTTCGAGGCATCGGCTTCCGGCATGACCTGGATGAACATCGTCCATTTCGGGTAATCGCCCCGGTCGATGGCTTCAAGCAAGTCGCGCTGATGCGATTCACGATCCCGGCCGATGATATCCGTTGCTTCGGCATCGCTCAGATTCTTGATGCCTTGCTGGCTGCGGAAATGGAATTTGACCCAAAAACGCTCGTTGACCGCGTTAATCAGGCTGAAGGTGTGCGAGCCGAAACCATGCATGTGGCGATAGCTGGCGGGGATGCCGCGGTCGGACATGACGATGGTGACCTGGTGCAGCGCTTCCGGCAGCGAAGTCCAGAAATCCCAGTTGTTCTTGGCCGAACGCATGTTGGTGCGCGGGTCGCGTTTGACGGCATGGTTGAGGTCCGGGAATTTCAGCGGGTCGCGCAGGAAGAAGACCGGGGTGTTGTTGCCAACCATGTCCCAGTTGCCTTCCTCGGTATAGAACTTGAGCGCAAAGCCGCGGATGTCGCGCTCCGCATCCGCCGCGCCGCGTTCGCCGGCAACGGTGGTGAAGCGTGCAAACAGCGGCGTCTGCTTGCCGATCTGGCTGAACAACTTGGCACGCGTGTATTTCGTGATGTCGTGGGTGACGGTGAAGGTGCCGTAGGCGGCCGATCCCTTGGCATGCATGCGGCGCTCCGGGATGACCTCGCGGTCGAAGTGGGCGAGCTTTTCAAGCAGCCAGACATCCTGCAGTAAAACCGGGCCGCGTGGACCGGCGGTCATCGTGTTCTGGTTGTCGACCACCGGGCAGCCGGCGGCAGTAGTCAGTTTTTTGCCGTTCATGGAGATTGCTCCTTCGTTAGTTTGCTAATGGGCGATTCAAAAGTTGTCGGGCAGGTTGGCCAGAACGTCGATGCAGGAATCCCATGCGACCAGTTCATCAAACCAGCGATCAATGAAGCGGGAAATCATGCCTTGCCTCCTCTGTCTCAAAGCAGGTCGTGCTGACCTGATGAAGGCAGTGTAGGCAGCGCAGGCCGATTTATCCAATCAACTAAACAAATGTAACGAATACCTTTTTGCTATCGCTTTGGCCAAAAAAAAACGCCGGCAAGCCGGCGTCAGACTGCTGACGAACCCCCGATTTTTCGGGGGTTTTGTTTTTCTGGTTGGAAATCAGGGAGACTCCTGGCTTCAAGCCGAAGCGAGGCGGATTCTGAAATTCAGGTTAGGAACCCCGATCTGCCAAAGATGGCGGGCGAATGGGGCGGCAAAACGGGTTCGTGCGAGGATTTTGGCCAATAAGGCTGCCGCCTTGCGGGCCAGCAACAGGGCCATCTTCTTCATGTTCTGACAGGCCGCCGAGAGCAGGCACTGCGCTTGCACCTTGGCCAAGCCACGGAAACGGGCGTAACGGTGGCCGTGCAACTCCTTGGCATCGGCAAAACTGCGCTCCACCGTTTCCTTGCGCCGGGCGTACAGCCGTTTGCCCAGGTCGCTCAGGCGATTGGCGTTGATCGCTTCCTTGAAACCTTCCCAGAGATGTCGGGTCACGAGCTTCTGATGGTTCCGGCTCTGCGTGCATTGCCCGCGCACGCCGCAATCGGCACACCGCGCCGGGTTCGAGGCGTATTCGCGATAACCCAGCCGGTTGGTCGTCCGGTACGGTAGAACCTCCCCGGCCGGGCAGCGGTAGCAGTCCTGGACCGCATCGTAGAGATAGTCCCGTTTGTAGAAATAGCCATCGCGGTGTGTGGGTCGCTTGTAGCCCATCACCCCGAACAGTGCCCGCTCGAGGAGGCCCTTGCAGACTTGCGGGGTGAAATACCCGGCATCCAGCCCGACGGCGCCCACGGCCAGATCAAAGCGCTCCATGACCCGATCCAGGCGGGCAAGGTAGGGCTGGCTGTCATGGACATTGCCCGGCGTGACATGGGTATCGACGATCAAAGCATGCACGCCATCGACAGTCCGGTGATCCAGATAGAAGAAGCCGGTCGGCTTGTTGTCGCGGGCCATGAAACCTGCGTCGGGATCGACCGTGCTGACCTTGACCTCCTTCATCGGCGGTGTCGAATCATCGTCATCACGCTTGAGCGGCTTCTTGCCCGCGGCGGCTCGGTCCGTTTCGATGGCTGCATCCAGTTCGGCCAGGTAGGCCGCAGGGGTTTGCTCGACCTGATGCACCTCAAAATGCCGTTTGTTGGCATTCGCCTTCAGATGCGTGCTGTCCGTGTAAAGCACCCGCCCGCCAATCAGCTTATGCTCAATGGCTTGCTCGACAATCCCGTCGAAGATGCGTTGCTCAATGTCCGTCCCGACAAAGCGGCGACGCCGATTCTGCGACAGCGTCGAGGCATCCGGCACTTTGTCCGTCAGTCGAAAGCCGAGAAACCAGCGGTAAGCCACATTGACCTCGATTTCCTTCACCAGCCGTCGCTCGGAGCGAATCCCGAACAGGTAGCCAATGAACAACATCTTGAACAACACCACCGGATCAATCGCTGGTCGGCCATTGTTCTCGCAATACAGGTGCTGGGTCGCTTCACGAATGAAATCAAACCGGATGTGCTGGTCGAGCAGCCGGAGCAAGTGGTCTTTCGGGACCAATTGCTCCAACGTCACCATCTCCAGTTCCGTTTGGGCGGGGTAGACAGGCTTGAGCATGCCTGCATTATAAAAAATAAAGCCCCCAATCGCTTGGAGGCTTTGTCAGCAGTCTGACGCCGGCAAACCGGCGTCGTTTAATTGGAGCAAAAAGACGGGGTCAGGCTTTCTTTTTACTGCCGATTTTTGATTCCTGTCCGGCCATCAGGCGCTGAATGTTTTGCCAATGCTTGCCGACCAGGGCCATGGCAATCAGGCCGACAACCAGGGTCTGGCTGTTGCCGCCTGCCATCAGCACTTGGTAAACCGGGGCCAGTGCCG
It encodes:
- a CDS encoding catalase, translated to MNGKKLTTAAGCPVVDNQNTMTAGPRGPVLLQDVWLLEKLAHFDREVIPERRMHAKGSAAYGTFTVTHDITKYTRAKLFSQIGKQTPLFARFTTVAGERGAADAERDIRGFALKFYTEEGNWDMVGNNTPVFFLRDPLKFPDLNHAVKRDPRTNMRSAKNNWDFWTSLPEALHQVTIVMSDRGIPASYRHMHGFGSHTFSLINAVNERFWVKFHFRSQQGIKNLSDAEATDIIGRDRESHQRDLLEAIDRGDYPKWTMFIQVMPEADASKVPYNPFDLTKIWPHKDYPLIEVGQFELNRNPENFFAEVEQSAFNPAAVVPGISFSPDKMLQARLFSYGDAQRYRLGVNHHQIPVNAPRCPVHSYHRDGAMRIDGNHGATLGYEPNSEGQWQEQPDFREPPLSIEGMADHWNHREDTDYYSQPGALFRLMTPAQQQILFDNTARAMGDAPDEIKRRHICNCSRADAAYGAGVAKALGVAI
- a CDS encoding IS1182 family transposase, with protein sequence MLKPVYPAQTELEMVTLEQLVPKDHLLRLLDQHIRFDFIREATQHLYCENNGRPAIDPVVLFKMLFIGYLFGIRSERRLVKEIEVNVAYRWFLGFRLTDKVPDASTLSQNRRRRFVGTDIEQRIFDGIVEQAIEHKLIGGRVLYTDSTHLKANANKRHFEVHQVEQTPAAYLAELDAAIETDRAAAGKKPLKRDDDDSTPPMKEVKVSTVDPDAGFMARDNKPTGFFYLDHRTVDGVHALIVDTHVTPGNVHDSQPYLARLDRVMERFDLAVGAVGLDAGYFTPQVCKGLLERALFGVMGYKRPTHRDGYFYKRDYLYDAVQDCYRCPAGEVLPYRTTNRLGYREYASNPARCADCGVRGQCTQSRNHQKLVTRHLWEGFKEAINANRLSDLGKRLYARRKETVERSFADAKELHGHRYARFRGLAKVQAQCLLSAACQNMKKMALLLARKAAALLAKILARTRFAAPFARHLWQIGVPNLNFRIRLASA